A window of the Oryzias melastigma strain HK-1 linkage group LG11, ASM292280v2, whole genome shotgun sequence genome harbors these coding sequences:
- the e2f3 gene encoding transcription factor E2F3 (The sequence of the model RefSeq protein was modified relative to this genomic sequence to represent the inferred CDS: added 36 bases not found in genome assembly) translates to RGWSWRSCAERLLPLTESRSAGARLELDIGFTLDPEDDGYILQSEAAQQPYHRSRYDSSLGLLTSKFADMLRHSPDGILELNVVCQKLGAPKRRVYDITNVLEGIRLIRKKSKNHVQWLGGNASLLLNGTLTSLEKEEKNLDNLIEDCACQIKMLRENHLMHRYAYLTYTDVRQIPSLRDKTVILIKAPPETTLQVPHPEESLQIYLKSAFGPIEALLCSDELFPVKPLHGISGVSREGSSHTPPFILLSQVSSENAFKVSPEQPGNTICQITHRSDLQPKLTQQFLLSPTPLLSFGQPSRKDGPQGTPALAVSVGGQQYLLSLAANDGISQLFSPHLNQWNG, encoded by the exons TTTTACCGCTGACAGAAAGCCGCTCTGCAGGCGCGAG GCTGGAGCTGGACATTGGTTTCACTCTGGATCCTGAGGATGATGGGTACATCCTGCAGTCAGAAG CCGCGCAGCAGCCCTACCACAGGTCGCGCTACGACTCGTCTCTGGGTCTCCTGACATCGAAGTTTGCAGACATGTTGAGGCACAGCCCTGACGGGATTCTGGAACTCAACGTGGTCTGTCAGAAGCTCGGCGCGCCGAAGAGGCGCGTTTATGACATCACCAACGTGTTGGAGGGGATCCGGCTCATCAGAAAGAAGTCTAAAAACCACGTTCAGTGGTT GGGAGGAAATGCGAGTCTGCTGTTGAATGGTACGCTGACTAGTCTggaaaaggaggagaagaaCCTGGACAACCTCATTGAGGACTGTGCCTGCCAGATCAAAATGCTGCGGGAAAACCACCTGATGCACAG ATATGCCTATCTGACCTACACGGACGTCCGGCAAATCCCAAGTTTGAGAGACAAAACTGTGATTTTGATCAAAGCTCCTCCAGAGACGACCCTTCAGGTTCCTCATCCAGAGGAG AGCCTCCAGATTTACCTCAAAAGTGCCTTTGGACCAATCGAAGCTCTCCTCTGCTCTGATGAGCTGTTTCCTGTCAAGCCTCTTCACGGCATCAGCGGGGTCAGCAGGGaaggctcctcccacacaccACCCTTCATCCTCTTAAGTCAGGTGTCTTCAGAAAATGCCTTCAAGGTTTCACCTGAACAACCAG GAAACACAATCTGCCAAATCACTCATCGCTCAGACCTGCAGCCAAAGCTGACTCAGCAGTTTCTGCTGTCACCCACCCCCCTTCTCAGCTTCGGCCAGCCGTCCAGGAAAGACGGACCACAGGGCACGCCCGCCTTGGCCGTCAGCGTTGGCGGACAGCAGTACCTGCTGAGCCTGGCGGCAAATGACGGCATCAGCCAACTGTTCTCCCCCCATTTGAACCAGTGGAACGGATGA